In one Melaminivora jejuensis genomic region, the following are encoded:
- a CDS encoding amino acid aminotransferase, translating to MSLFSAVEMAPRDPILGLNEQFNADPNPKKVNLGVGVYFDDNGKLPLLACVQAAEKAMMDKPAARGYLPIDGIAAYDNAVKALVFGANSDVIQSGRVATVQAIGGTGGLKLGADFLKKINPHARVLISDPSWENHRAIFTNAGFEVGTYRYYDAATRSVNFDGLLADLRAAAPGTIAVLHACCHNPTGYDLTPAQWDQVIAVVKESGLVAFLDMAYQGFGHGIREDGAVIGKFVAAGLNIFVSTSFSKSFSLYGERVGALSVVASSQDEAARVLSQLKIVIRTNYSNPPTHGGAVVAAVLNDPELRALWEKELGEMRVRIKDMRHKLVDGLKAAGVQQDMSFITEQIGMFSYSGLSKDQMVRLRNEFGVYGTDTGRMCVAALNSRNIDYVCASIAQVM from the coding sequence ATGTCTCTGTTTTCCGCCGTCGAAATGGCCCCGCGCGACCCCATCCTGGGCCTGAACGAACAATTCAACGCCGATCCGAACCCGAAGAAAGTCAACCTGGGCGTGGGCGTCTATTTCGACGACAACGGCAAGCTGCCGCTGCTGGCCTGCGTGCAGGCTGCCGAAAAAGCCATGATGGACAAGCCCGCCGCACGCGGCTACCTGCCCATCGACGGCATCGCGGCGTATGACAACGCCGTCAAGGCCCTGGTGTTCGGCGCCAACTCCGACGTGATCCAGTCTGGCCGCGTAGCCACGGTGCAGGCCATCGGCGGCACGGGCGGGCTGAAGCTGGGCGCGGACTTCCTGAAGAAGATCAACCCCCATGCCCGCGTGCTGATCTCCGACCCCAGCTGGGAGAACCACCGCGCCATCTTCACCAACGCCGGCTTCGAGGTCGGCACCTACCGCTACTACGACGCGGCCACGCGCTCGGTCAACTTCGACGGCCTGCTGGCCGACCTGCGCGCCGCCGCGCCCGGCACCATTGCCGTGCTGCACGCCTGCTGCCACAACCCCACCGGCTACGACCTGACGCCCGCGCAGTGGGATCAGGTCATCGCCGTGGTCAAGGAATCCGGCCTGGTGGCCTTCCTGGACATGGCCTACCAGGGCTTTGGCCACGGCATCCGCGAAGACGGCGCCGTGATCGGCAAGTTCGTCGCCGCCGGGCTGAACATCTTCGTGTCCACGTCTTTCTCCAAGAGCTTTTCGCTGTACGGCGAGCGCGTGGGCGCGCTGTCGGTGGTGGCCAGCAGCCAGGACGAGGCGGCGCGCGTGCTGTCGCAGCTCAAGATCGTGATCCGCACCAACTACTCCAACCCGCCTACGCACGGCGGCGCAGTGGTGGCCGCCGTGCTCAACGACCCCGAGCTGCGCGCGCTGTGGGAAAAGGAGCTGGGCGAGATGCGCGTGCGCATCAAGGACATGCGCCACAAGCTGGTCGATGGCCTGAAAGCCGCCGGCGTGCAACAGGACATGTCCTTCATCACCGAGCAGATCGGCATGTTCAGCTACTCGGGCCTGAGCAAGGATCAGATGGTGCGCCTGAGGAATGAGTTCGGCGTCTATGGCACGGACACGGGGCGCATGTGCGTGGCGGCGCTCAACAGCAGGAACATCGACTACGTGTGCGCCTCGATCGCCCAGGTCATGTGA
- the uvrB gene encoding excinuclease ABC subunit UvrB, with translation MHEVKTEPASAGGQFVEFPGSPFQLFQPYAPAGDQPQAIARLVEGVRDGESFQTLLGVTGSGKTFTMANVIARLGRPAIVFAPNKTLAAQLYSEFREFFPKNAVEYFVSYYDYYQPEAYVPQRDLFIEKDSAINEHIEQMRLSCTKSILERRDVVIVATVSAIYGIGEPESYHRMIMTLRTGDRLGQRDVIAQLIRMQYQRNDQDFSRGKFRVRGDTIDVFPAEHSELAIRIELFDDEVDSLQLFDPLTGRVQQKIPRFTVYPSSHYVTPRDKVLSAVETIKAELAERLAWFEREGKLVEAQRLEQRTRFDLEMLSEVGHCKGIENYTRHLSGAPVGAPPSTLTDYLPKDAIMFLDESHQMIGQLSAMYNGDRSRKTTLVEFGFRLPSALDNRPLKFEEFERRMRQAIFVSATPAEYEKQHSGQIVDQVVRPTGLVDPEVEVRPAAHQVDDVLDEIRLRVEKSERVLITTLTKRMAEQLTDYLADNGVKVRYLHSDIDTVERVEIIRDLRLGAFDVLVGINLLREGLDIPEVSLVAILDADKEGFLRAERSLIQTIGRAARNMNGKAILYADRITESMKKAIDETERRRARQIAHNLEMGITPRSIVKQVRDLIDGVYSEKAGQEAHRLEQAAARQAELDEMSEKDAAREIKRLEKLMLEHARNLEFEQAARVRDQLARLKDRVFGAHGPDHAVA, from the coding sequence ATGCACGAAGTCAAGACCGAGCCAGCCAGCGCAGGCGGCCAGTTCGTCGAGTTCCCCGGCTCGCCATTCCAGCTCTTCCAGCCCTACGCGCCCGCCGGCGACCAGCCACAGGCCATAGCGCGCCTGGTCGAGGGCGTGCGCGACGGCGAATCCTTCCAGACCCTGCTGGGCGTGACCGGCTCGGGCAAGACCTTCACCATGGCCAACGTGATTGCCCGCCTGGGCCGCCCGGCCATCGTGTTTGCGCCCAACAAGACGCTGGCCGCGCAGCTGTACAGCGAATTCCGCGAGTTCTTCCCGAAGAACGCCGTGGAGTATTTCGTCAGCTACTACGACTACTACCAGCCCGAGGCCTATGTGCCGCAGCGCGACCTGTTCATCGAAAAGGACAGCGCTATCAACGAGCACATCGAGCAGATGCGATTGAGCTGCACCAAGAGCATCCTGGAGCGGCGCGACGTGGTCATCGTCGCCACCGTGTCGGCGATCTACGGCATCGGCGAGCCCGAGAGCTACCACCGCATGATCATGACGCTGCGCACCGGCGACCGCCTGGGCCAGCGCGACGTGATTGCCCAGCTGATCCGGATGCAGTACCAGAGGAACGACCAGGACTTCAGCCGGGGCAAGTTCCGCGTGCGCGGCGACACCATCGATGTCTTCCCGGCCGAGCACTCGGAGCTTGCGATCCGCATCGAGCTGTTCGACGACGAAGTGGACAGCCTGCAGCTGTTCGACCCGCTCACCGGGCGGGTGCAGCAGAAGATCCCGCGCTTCACGGTCTATCCGAGCAGCCACTACGTCACGCCGCGCGACAAGGTGCTGTCGGCTGTCGAGACCATCAAGGCCGAGCTGGCCGAGCGCCTGGCGTGGTTCGAGCGCGAGGGCAAGCTGGTCGAAGCCCAACGCCTGGAGCAGCGCACACGCTTCGACCTGGAGATGCTCAGCGAAGTGGGTCACTGCAAGGGCATCGAGAACTACACGCGCCACCTGTCGGGCGCGCCGGTCGGCGCGCCGCCCAGCACGCTCACCGACTATCTGCCCAAGGACGCCATCATGTTCCTGGACGAGAGTCACCAGATGATCGGCCAGCTCTCGGCCATGTACAACGGCGACCGCTCGCGCAAGACCACGCTGGTCGAGTTCGGCTTTCGCCTGCCGTCGGCGCTGGACAACCGGCCACTGAAGTTCGAGGAGTTCGAGCGCCGGATGCGTCAGGCCATCTTCGTCTCGGCCACGCCGGCGGAATATGAAAAGCAGCATTCCGGCCAGATCGTCGATCAGGTGGTGCGCCCGACCGGCCTGGTCGATCCCGAAGTCGAGGTGCGCCCGGCAGCGCACCAGGTGGATGATGTGCTCGATGAAATCCGCCTGCGCGTGGAGAAGAGCGAGCGCGTGCTCATCACCACGCTGACCAAGCGCATGGCCGAGCAGCTGACCGATTACCTTGCCGACAACGGCGTCAAGGTGCGCTATCTGCACTCGGACATCGACACCGTAGAGCGCGTGGAGATCATCCGCGACCTGCGCCTGGGGGCGTTTGACGTGCTGGTGGGCATCAACTTGCTGCGCGAGGGCCTGGACATTCCAGAGGTGTCGCTGGTGGCTATCCTGGATGCCGACAAGGAAGGTTTTCTGCGCGCCGAGCGCAGCCTGATCCAGACCATAGGCCGGGCGGCGCGCAACATGAATGGCAAGGCCATTTTGTATGCCGACCGCATTACCGAATCCATGAAGAAGGCCATCGACGAAACCGAGCGCCGTCGCGCCAGGCAGATTGCGCACAACCTGGAGATGGGCATCACGCCGCGCAGCATCGTCAAGCAGGTGCGCGACCTGATCGATGGCGTGTACAGCGAAAAGGCCGGACAGGAGGCGCACCGGCTGGAGCAGGCCGCGGCGCGCCAGGCGGAGCTCGACGAGATGAGCGAAAAGGACGCCGCGCGCGAGATCAAGCGGCTGGAAAAGCTCATGCTGGAGCACGCGCGCAATTTGGAGTTCGAGCAGGCGGCGCGGGTGCGCGACCAGCTGGCGCGGCTCAAGGACAGGGTCTTCGGCGCCCACGGCCCGGATCACGCGGTGGCGTGA
- the iscR gene encoding Fe-S cluster assembly transcriptional regulator IscR has protein sequence MRLTTKGRFAVTAMIDLALRQHNGPVTLAAISQRQQISLSYLEQLFGKLRRHELVESTRGPGGGYTLARKAADITVADIIVSVDEPIDATQCGGKENCLGEAGRCMTHDLWAALNQRMVEFLDSVTLQKLVDEQLAKGIQIEDKPATRRAISTTPVVKPIRVNAPNSVFALGNAFAKS, from the coding sequence ATGCGTCTCACCACCAAAGGCCGCTTTGCGGTCACCGCCATGATCGATCTGGCCCTGCGCCAGCACAATGGCCCTGTCACGCTGGCAGCGATCAGCCAGCGCCAGCAGATCTCGCTATCTTACCTGGAGCAGCTTTTTGGCAAGCTGCGCCGCCACGAGCTGGTCGAATCCACGCGCGGCCCCGGCGGCGGCTACACCCTGGCGCGCAAGGCCGCCGATATCACAGTGGCCGACATCATCGTATCGGTGGATGAGCCTATTGACGCCACGCAATGCGGCGGCAAGGAAAACTGCCTGGGCGAAGCGGGCCGCTGCATGACGCACGACCTGTGGGCCGCGCTGAACCAGCGCATGGTCGAATTCCTGGACTCGGTAACGCTGCAAAAGCTGGTGGACGAGCAACTCGCCAAGGGCATCCAGATCGAGGACAAGCCGGCCACGCGCCGCGCCATCTCGACCACGCCGGTGGTCAAGCCCATCCGCGTGAACGCACCCAATTCGGTCTTCGCACTGGGCAACGCCTTCGCCAAGTCCTGA
- a CDS encoding IscS subfamily cysteine desulfurase has product MDMTPHFPIYLDYGATTPVDPRVVDAMIPWLREHFGNPASRSHAWGWEAEEAVEKARAQVAELIGADPREIVWTSGATESNNLAIKGAAQFYKGKGKHLITVKTEHKAVLDVMRELERQGFEVTYLDVQDNGLLDLDAFRAAIRPDTILASVMYVNNEIGVIQDIPAIGAICRERGVLLHVDAAQATGKIAIDMKHLPVDLMSLASHKTYGPKGIGALYVRRKPRVRLEAQMHGGGHERGMRSGTLPTHQIVGMGEAFRIAREEMAQDGARVRALQQRLLDGLKDIEQVFINGDLERRVPHNLNMSFNYVEGESLIMGIKGLAVSSGSACTSASLEPSYVLRALGRSDELAHSSLRMTIGRFTTEEEIDYAVQTIRDNVARLRELSPLWEMYQDGIDLSTIQWAAH; this is encoded by the coding sequence ATGGACATGACCCCGCACTTTCCCATCTACCTCGACTACGGCGCGACGACCCCGGTCGATCCGCGCGTCGTGGACGCGATGATCCCCTGGTTGCGCGAGCACTTCGGCAACCCGGCCTCGCGCAGCCATGCCTGGGGCTGGGAGGCTGAGGAGGCCGTCGAGAAAGCCCGCGCCCAGGTGGCCGAGCTGATCGGCGCCGACCCGCGCGAGATCGTCTGGACCAGCGGCGCCACCGAGTCCAACAACCTCGCCATTAAGGGCGCGGCGCAGTTCTACAAGGGCAAGGGCAAGCACCTGATCACAGTCAAGACCGAGCACAAGGCGGTGCTGGACGTGATGCGCGAGTTGGAGCGCCAGGGCTTCGAGGTCACCTACCTGGACGTGCAGGACAACGGCCTGCTGGACTTGGACGCCTTCAGGGCCGCCATCCGCCCGGACACCATCCTGGCCAGCGTCATGTACGTGAACAACGAGATCGGCGTGATCCAGGACATCCCGGCGATTGGCGCCATCTGCCGGGAAAGGGGCGTGCTGCTGCACGTCGATGCCGCGCAGGCCACCGGCAAGATAGCGATCGACATGAAACATCTTCCCGTCGATCTGATGAGCCTGGCCTCGCACAAGACCTATGGCCCCAAGGGCATAGGCGCGCTGTACGTGCGCAGAAAGCCCCGCGTGCGCCTGGAGGCGCAGATGCACGGCGGCGGCCACGAGCGCGGGATGCGCTCGGGTACCTTGCCCACGCACCAGATCGTCGGCATGGGCGAGGCCTTTCGCATCGCCCGCGAGGAAATGGCCCAGGACGGCGCGCGCGTGCGCGCCCTGCAGCAGCGCCTGCTGGACGGTCTCAAGGACATCGAGCAGGTCTTCATCAACGGCGACCTGGAACGCCGCGTGCCGCACAACCTGAACATGAGCTTCAACTACGTCGAGGGCGAGTCGCTGATCATGGGCATCAAGGGCTTGGCGGTGTCCAGCGGCTCGGCCTGCACTTCGGCAAGTCTTGAACCCAGCTATGTGCTGCGCGCCCTGGGCCGCAGCGACGAGCTGGCGCACTCGTCGCTGCGCATGACCATCGGCCGCTTCACGACCGAGGAAGAAATCGACTACGCCGTGCAGACCATCCGCGACAACGTGGCGCGGCTGCGCGAACTCTCGCCGCTGTGGGAGATGTATCAGGACGGCATCGACCTGAGCACCATCCAGTGGGCCGCCCACTGA
- the iscU gene encoding Fe-S cluster assembly scaffold IscU, producing the protein MAYSDKVVDHYENPRNVGSFDKGDDTVGTGMVGAPACGDVMRLQIKVNPDTGVIEDARFKTYGCGSAIASSSLVTEWVKGKTLDEAAQLKNSAIAEELALPPVKIHCSILAEDAIKAAVKDYKAKHGAAAEALA; encoded by the coding sequence ATGGCTTACTCTGACAAGGTCGTTGACCACTACGAAAACCCGCGCAACGTCGGCTCCTTCGACAAGGGCGACGACACGGTGGGCACCGGCATGGTCGGCGCGCCGGCCTGCGGCGACGTGATGCGCCTGCAGATCAAGGTCAATCCCGATACCGGCGTGATCGAGGACGCGCGCTTCAAGACCTATGGCTGCGGCTCGGCCATCGCCTCGTCGTCGCTGGTCACCGAGTGGGTCAAGGGCAAGACGCTGGACGAGGCCGCGCAGCTCAAGAACAGCGCCATCGCCGAGGAGCTGGCCCTGCCGCCCGTGAAGATCCACTGCTCCATCCTGGCCGAGGACGCCATCAAGGCGGCGGTCAAGGACTACAAGGCCAAGCACGGCGCCGCTGCCGAAGCGCTGGCCTGA
- the iscA gene encoding iron-sulfur cluster assembly protein IscA → MAITLTEAAARHVNRYLARRGKGVGVRLGIKTTGCSGLAYQLEYVDEQDPADVVFEEHGVRLMIDPKSLAYIDGTELDFVREGLNEGFRFNNPNERDRCGCGESFRV, encoded by the coding sequence ATGGCCATCACGCTGACCGAAGCCGCCGCCCGGCACGTCAACCGCTACCTGGCCCGCAGGGGCAAGGGCGTGGGCGTGCGCCTGGGCATCAAGACCACTGGCTGCTCGGGCCTGGCCTACCAGCTGGAATACGTGGACGAGCAGGATCCGGCAGACGTCGTATTCGAGGAGCACGGCGTTCGGCTCATGATCGACCCCAAGAGCCTGGCCTACATCGACGGCACTGAACTGGACTTCGTGCGCGAGGGCCTGAACGAAGGCTTCAGGTTCAACAACCCCAACGAGCGCGACCGCTGCGGCTGCGGCGAGAGCTTCCGCGTCTGA
- the hscB gene encoding Fe-S protein assembly co-chaperone HscB has product MNLQSDDFELFGLPRRFAQDAAQLHERWQDLQRQAHPDRFASQGAAAQRVAMQWSVRINEAWQRLKDPLRRAAYLCELHGTPVRAEDNTAMPAQFLLQQMQWREALDEALDAADGTAALDELHDEVQRARREAIGRLEQLIDQQQDWPAAVAEVRALMFIARFARDIEQRQGLL; this is encoded by the coding sequence CTGAATCTGCAATCCGACGACTTCGAACTCTTTGGCCTGCCGCGCCGCTTTGCCCAGGATGCGGCGCAACTGCACGAGCGCTGGCAGGACTTGCAGCGCCAGGCACACCCGGATCGCTTCGCCAGCCAGGGCGCAGCCGCGCAGCGCGTGGCCATGCAGTGGTCGGTGCGCATCAACGAGGCCTGGCAGCGGCTGAAAGACCCTCTCAGGCGCGCCGCCTATCTGTGCGAGCTGCACGGCACGCCCGTCCGCGCCGAGGACAACACCGCCATGCCGGCGCAGTTTCTGCTGCAGCAGATGCAGTGGCGCGAGGCGCTGGATGAGGCGCTGGACGCTGCCGACGGCACCGCCGCCCTGGACGAGCTGCACGACGAGGTGCAGCGCGCGCGCCGCGAGGCCATCGGGCGGCTGGAGCAACTGATCGACCAGCAGCAGGACTGGCCGGCGGCGGTGGCCGAAGTCAGAGCCCTGATGTTCATTGCGCGATTCGCGCGCGACATCGAGCAGCGCCAAGGCCTGCTGTGA